The proteins below are encoded in one region of Aeromonas jandaei:
- the btsR gene encoding two-component system response regulator BtsR — MLTALIVDDEPLAREELRLLLEQAGNIRLLGECAHAMDALPAIHRLKPDLLFLDIQMPRINGLELVSMLDPDLRPHIVFITAYDEFALRAFEENALDYLLKPVTAERMNKALERIQRLLSPKGELAGQPLPDPTRIAQPLRSIPCSGHNRILLLPLGEVEFIHSDLTGNRVISGQQQGTTELTLRTLEEKTGFVRCHRQYLLNPGQIREILLLDGGLAEVVTQGGHKVPVSRRYLKPLKELLEIP, encoded by the coding sequence ATGCTGACCGCCCTGATCGTTGACGATGAACCCCTCGCCCGCGAGGAGCTGCGCCTGTTGCTGGAGCAGGCGGGCAATATCCGCCTGCTGGGAGAGTGCGCCCACGCCATGGATGCGCTGCCCGCCATCCACCGCCTCAAACCCGACCTGCTGTTTCTCGACATCCAGATGCCGCGCATCAACGGGCTGGAGCTGGTGAGCATGCTGGACCCGGACTTGCGCCCCCACATCGTCTTCATCACCGCCTACGACGAGTTTGCCCTGCGCGCCTTTGAGGAGAACGCCCTCGACTACCTGCTCAAACCGGTCACGGCGGAGCGGATGAACAAGGCGCTGGAGCGCATCCAGCGGCTGCTTTCGCCCAAAGGTGAATTAGCTGGCCAGCCGCTGCCGGATCCGACCCGCATCGCCCAGCCCCTGCGCAGCATCCCCTGTAGCGGCCACAACCGGATTCTGCTGCTACCTCTTGGCGAAGTGGAGTTCATCCACAGCGATCTCACCGGCAACCGGGTGATCAGCGGCCAGCAGCAGGGCACCACCGAGCTGACCCTGCGCACCCTGGAGGAGAAGACCGGCTTCGTGCGCTGTCACCGCCAGTACCTGCTCAATCCGGGCCAGATCCGCGAAATCCTGCTGCTGGACGGCGGGCTGGCGGAGGTGGTGACCCAAGGCGGCCACAAGGTGCCGGTGAGCCGCCGCTACCTCAAGCCCCTCAAGGAGCTGCTGGAGATCCCCTGA
- a CDS encoding carbon starvation CstA family protein, whose product MQHAITFVIAALCILAIAYRLYGVFFVRKVLQADDKLVTPSHQLEDGKNYVPTNKWVNFGQHFAAIAAAGPLVGPVLAAQYGYLPSFLWLLIGCVIGGAVHDTVVLFASMKHQGKSLSEVAKAELGPIAGWCTGLAMLFIITITMAGLSMVVVHALERNAWGVFAVFMTIPISMVVGIWHKLTGNLQAASWVGFIAVLACVFFGPYVQESAFGAWLTLRAETISLALPIYAFFATALPVWLLLTPRGYISSFMKIGVFGALVIGVICINPEIQFPAMTQFVHGGGPVLGGPVWPFISITIACGAISGFHAFIGSGTTPKLVDKWNDILPVAFGAMLAECVVGVMALIAATALHPADYFAINATPEAFAKLGMQVVDLPFLSQEIGMDLNGRTGGAVTLAVGMSYIFTKVPWFSNLASYFFQFVVMFEAVFILTAVDSGTRVSRYLIQDFFGEFYPPLKRIDWMPGAIGASVLACVMWGYLLMSGDIGSVWALFGVSNQLMASVGLIIGATIILRLASKRRYMLTCLIPLAYLFVTVNYAAYWMMSNVYFNSAAKGYNPMNGIISLIMLVLGMLILLSALRKWSELWKLRQQPSYKVVEATAS is encoded by the coding sequence ATGCAACACGCAATCACTTTTGTCATTGCGGCCCTCTGCATCCTCGCCATTGCCTATCGCCTCTACGGCGTGTTCTTTGTGCGCAAGGTGCTGCAGGCTGACGATAAACTGGTCACCCCCTCCCACCAGCTGGAAGATGGCAAGAACTATGTGCCGACCAACAAGTGGGTCAACTTCGGCCAGCACTTCGCGGCCATCGCCGCCGCCGGTCCGCTGGTCGGCCCGGTACTGGCCGCCCAGTACGGCTACCTGCCAAGCTTTCTCTGGCTGCTGATCGGCTGTGTCATCGGCGGCGCGGTGCACGACACAGTCGTGCTGTTCGCCTCCATGAAGCATCAGGGCAAGTCCCTCTCCGAGGTGGCCAAGGCCGAACTTGGCCCCATCGCCGGCTGGTGTACCGGCCTTGCGATGCTGTTCATCATCACCATCACCATGGCGGGTCTCTCCATGGTGGTGGTGCATGCGCTGGAGCGTAACGCCTGGGGCGTGTTTGCCGTCTTCATGACCATCCCCATCTCCATGGTGGTGGGGATCTGGCACAAGCTGACCGGCAACCTGCAAGCGGCCTCCTGGGTGGGCTTCATCGCCGTGCTGGCCTGTGTCTTCTTCGGCCCCTACGTGCAGGAGAGCGCCTTCGGTGCCTGGCTGACCCTGCGTGCCGAGACCATCAGTCTGGCGCTGCCCATCTACGCTTTCTTCGCTACCGCGCTGCCGGTCTGGCTGCTGCTCACCCCGCGCGGCTACATCTCCAGCTTTATGAAGATCGGTGTATTCGGCGCCCTGGTCATCGGTGTCATCTGCATCAACCCGGAGATCCAGTTCCCCGCCATGACCCAGTTCGTCCACGGCGGCGGCCCGGTACTCGGCGGCCCGGTCTGGCCCTTTATCTCCATTACCATCGCCTGTGGCGCCATCTCCGGCTTCCACGCCTTTATCGGCTCCGGCACCACCCCGAAACTGGTGGACAAGTGGAACGACATCCTGCCGGTCGCCTTCGGTGCCATGCTGGCCGAGTGCGTGGTGGGCGTGATGGCACTGATCGCCGCCACAGCCCTGCACCCGGCTGACTACTTCGCCATCAACGCCACCCCGGAAGCCTTCGCCAAACTGGGGATGCAGGTGGTGGACTTGCCGTTCCTCTCCCAAGAGATCGGCATGGACCTGAACGGTCGCACCGGCGGCGCCGTCACCCTGGCGGTGGGCATGTCCTACATCTTCACCAAGGTGCCCTGGTTCAGTAACCTCGCCTCCTACTTCTTCCAGTTCGTGGTGATGTTCGAAGCGGTGTTCATCCTGACCGCCGTTGACTCCGGTACCCGGGTCTCCCGCTACCTCATTCAGGACTTCTTCGGCGAGTTCTACCCGCCCCTCAAGCGCATCGACTGGATGCCGGGCGCCATCGGCGCCAGTGTGCTCGCCTGCGTGATGTGGGGTTACCTGCTGATGTCCGGTGATATCGGGTCTGTGTGGGCGCTGTTCGGGGTATCGAACCAGCTGATGGCCTCGGTGGGCCTCATCATAGGTGCCACCATCATCTTGCGACTGGCCAGCAAGCGCCGCTACATGCTGACCTGCCTGATCCCGCTGGCCTACCTGTTCGTCACCGTCAACTACGCCGCCTACTGGATGATGAGCAACGTCTACTTCAACTCGGCCGCCAAGGGCTACAACCCGATGAACGGCATCATCTCCCTCATCATGCTGGTGCTGGGGATGCTGATCCTGCTCTCTGCCCTGCGCAAGTGGAGCGAGCTGTGGAAGCTGCGCCAGCAGCCCTCCTACAAGGTGGTCGAGGCAACCGCCTCCTGA
- the pepE gene encoding dipeptidase PepE, whose protein sequence is MELLLLSNGKANEFPGLLGWARDRVQSLLARKQVKRILLIPYAVIRSDWDARANELQESLGVDAISIHHFDDPVDAINQADAIFISGGNTWRLNQMLHENGLIVPIQRAVRERGVPYVGWSAGCNVATPSIRTTNDMPVCSAAVLPALGLFPLQINPHYLDASISGHMGETRDERLAEFCAINPSEYVVALREASLLQITGENGSERLEYWSAREQDFKIFKHGQEPQAFMDAAPLAELTPFKVG, encoded by the coding sequence ATGGAACTGCTTCTGCTTAGCAACGGTAAAGCCAACGAATTTCCGGGTCTGCTCGGCTGGGCCCGGGATCGGGTTCAAAGCCTGCTCGCGCGCAAACAGGTCAAGCGCATCCTGCTCATCCCCTACGCGGTGATCCGCAGCGACTGGGATGCCCGCGCCAACGAACTGCAGGAGAGTCTGGGAGTCGATGCCATCAGCATCCACCACTTCGATGATCCGGTTGATGCCATCAATCAGGCGGACGCCATCTTTATCAGCGGCGGCAATACCTGGCGTCTCAACCAGATGCTGCATGAAAACGGTCTGATCGTGCCGATCCAGCGTGCCGTGCGCGAGCGGGGTGTCCCCTATGTGGGCTGGAGCGCCGGTTGCAACGTGGCGACCCCGAGCATCCGCACCACCAACGACATGCCGGTTTGCAGCGCCGCCGTGCTGCCGGCACTGGGCCTGTTCCCGCTGCAGATCAACCCGCACTATCTGGACGCCAGCATCAGCGGCCACATGGGTGAGACCCGCGACGAGCGTCTGGCCGAGTTCTGCGCCATCAACCCGAGCGAATATGTTGTGGCCCTGCGTGAAGCGAGCCTGCTGCAAATCACCGGAGAAAACGGCAGCGAGCGTCTGGAGTACTGGAGCGCCCGCGAGCAGGACTTCAAGATCTTCAAACACGGTCAGGAGCCGCAAGCCTTTATGGACGCCGCCCCGCTGGCCGAACTGACCCCCTTCAAGGTCGGCTGA
- a CDS encoding secondary thiamine-phosphate synthase enzyme YjbQ has product MWQQCLLTLKPRSRGFHLVTDELVAKLPMLADYRIGMAHLLLQHTSASLTLNENCDPSVRSDMEAHLHRLAPEDAPYYRHTYEGPDDMPAHIKSSLLGVSLQLPIRDGQLALGTWQGIWLGEHRVDGGARRVLVTLQGE; this is encoded by the coding sequence ATGTGGCAGCAGTGCCTGCTGACTCTGAAGCCCCGTTCGCGGGGCTTTCATCTGGTGACGGACGAGCTGGTGGCCAAGCTGCCGATGCTGGCGGATTACCGGATCGGCATGGCGCACCTGCTGCTGCAACACACCTCCGCCTCGCTCACCCTCAACGAAAACTGCGATCCGAGCGTGCGCAGCGATATGGAGGCCCATCTGCACCGGCTGGCGCCGGAGGATGCCCCCTACTATCGCCACACTTATGAGGGGCCGGATGACATGCCCGCCCACATCAAATCCTCCCTGCTTGGGGTTAGCCTGCAACTGCCGATCCGCGATGGTCAGCTGGCGCTCGGCACCTGGCAGGGGATCTGGCTTGGCGAACATCGCGTCGATGGTGGCGCCCGCAGGGTGCTGGTGACCCTGCAGGGTGAGTAA
- the alr gene encoding alanine racemase: MKAATAQINTAALRHNLAVVKRHAPACKIIAVVKANAYGHGLLPVARTLVDADAYAVARIEEALMLRSCAVVKPIVLLEGFFSADDLPVLAANNLQTAVHTWEQLEALEQAELPAPVVAWLKLDTGMHRLGVRADEMPAFIERLAKCKNVVQPFNIMTHFSRSDELEQPTTREQIDLFSKLTAPLLGERAMANSAGILAWPDSHCDWVRPGVILYGVSPFPNTVAADYDLQPVMTLKTQLIAVRDHKAGEPVGYGANWVADRDTRLGVIAIGYGDGYPRMAPNGTSVLVNGRIVPLVGRVSMDMSTVDLGPGATDKPGDEAVLWGEGLPVERVADEIGTIPYELITKLTSRVFMEYI, encoded by the coding sequence ATGAAAGCGGCTACTGCCCAAATCAACACTGCGGCCTTGCGCCACAACCTCGCCGTGGTCAAGCGCCACGCTCCCGCTTGCAAGATCATCGCTGTGGTCAAGGCCAACGCCTATGGCCACGGACTGCTGCCGGTCGCCCGCACCCTGGTGGATGCGGATGCCTATGCGGTGGCCCGTATCGAAGAGGCGCTGATGCTGCGCTCCTGCGCCGTGGTCAAGCCCATTGTGCTGCTGGAGGGCTTCTTCTCCGCCGACGATCTGCCGGTGCTGGCGGCCAACAATCTGCAGACGGCGGTTCACACCTGGGAGCAGCTCGAAGCGCTGGAGCAGGCCGAGCTGCCAGCCCCCGTGGTGGCCTGGCTCAAGCTCGACACCGGCATGCACCGGCTCGGGGTGCGGGCCGACGAGATGCCCGCTTTTATCGAGCGCCTTGCTAAGTGCAAGAACGTGGTGCAGCCGTTCAACATCATGACCCACTTCAGCCGTTCCGATGAGCTGGAGCAGCCCACCACCCGCGAGCAGATCGACTTGTTCAGCAAGTTGACCGCGCCGCTCCTGGGCGAACGGGCCATGGCCAACTCGGCGGGCATTCTGGCCTGGCCGGACTCCCACTGCGACTGGGTGCGCCCCGGCGTCATCCTCTATGGCGTGTCGCCGTTCCCCAATACGGTGGCGGCCGATTACGACCTGCAGCCGGTGATGACCTTGAAGACCCAGCTGATTGCGGTGCGGGATCACAAGGCGGGCGAGCCGGTGGGCTACGGCGCCAACTGGGTGGCGGATCGTGACACTCGCCTTGGCGTGATCGCCATCGGCTACGGTGACGGCTATCCGCGCATGGCGCCCAACGGCACATCCGTGCTGGTCAACGGCCGCATCGTGCCGCTGGTGGGGCGTGTCTCCATGGATATGAGTACGGTGGATCTGGGCCCGGGCGCGACCGACAAGCCCGGCGACGAGGCGGTACTGTGGGGCGAAGGGTTGCCGGTGGAGCGAGTGGCCGACGAGATTGGCACCATCCCCTACGAACTCATCACCAAGCTCACTTCCCGCGTCTTTATGGAGTACATCTGA
- a CDS encoding Tim44-like domain-containing protein codes for MKKMLTLFAMILAIGLGAPHAEAKKFGGGKSFGKSYKTAPAQPAAKPVDNKNPTLGAQTPPKKSGMMGGLLGGLLAGGLFAYLLGSGAFEGLQGMDFLLIALLALGAVFLFRAMRRGKMGAPQPQQTAYAGYQPPQSAAPQQFEQSHSAPQATGFADSDVPFRLPPGFDMNGFLAGARDHYRTLQEAWNKNDLEKVREYVSPELFEQLKAERAELTGDQHTEVMYVDTQLVRADYGSDWAQVSVRFSGRYIDRQELVEEDIKEVWHLERDLAKNNAPWHIVGIEQL; via the coding sequence ATGAAAAAGATGCTGACCCTGTTTGCCATGATCCTGGCCATCGGCCTGGGGGCACCGCATGCCGAGGCCAAGAAATTTGGTGGCGGCAAATCCTTTGGCAAAAGTTACAAGACAGCGCCGGCACAGCCTGCGGCCAAACCGGTCGACAACAAGAACCCGACCCTGGGTGCCCAGACTCCGCCGAAAAAGAGCGGCATGATGGGTGGTCTGCTGGGCGGTCTGCTGGCCGGTGGCCTGTTTGCCTACCTGCTGGGCAGTGGCGCCTTTGAAGGTCTGCAAGGGATGGACTTCCTGCTGATCGCCCTGCTGGCACTGGGTGCCGTGTTCCTGTTCCGGGCCATGCGCCGGGGCAAGATGGGAGCGCCACAGCCGCAACAGACGGCCTATGCCGGTTATCAGCCGCCCCAGAGCGCGGCCCCGCAGCAGTTCGAGCAGAGCCACAGCGCCCCGCAAGCGACCGGCTTTGCCGACAGCGATGTGCCGTTCCGCCTGCCGCCGGGCTTTGACATGAACGGCTTCCTGGCCGGTGCCCGCGACCACTACCGCACCCTGCAAGAGGCGTGGAACAAGAACGATCTGGAAAAAGTGCGTGAATACGTCAGCCCGGAACTGTTCGAACAGCTCAAGGCCGAGCGCGCCGAACTGACTGGCGACCAGCATACCGAAGTGATGTATGTGGATACCCAGCTGGTACGCGCCGACTACGGCAGCGACTGGGCCCAGGTGAGCGTGCGCTTCAGCGGCCGCTACATCGACCGTCAGGAGCTGGTCGAAGAAGACATTAAAGAGGTGTGGCACCTCGAGCGCGATCTAGCCAAGAACAATGCCCCCTGGCATATCGTTGGTATCGAGCAGCTGTAA
- the ushA gene encoding bifunctional UDP-sugar hydrolase/5'-nucleotidase UshA yields the protein MNNNFIKGGVALAVFAALTGCNTSKNDSVAPCTENVCKLTILHTNDTHGRFWNNAENEYGMAAQKTLVERLRSEAKAAGSDVLVLSGGDVNTGVPESDLQDAEPDFMAMNSIRYDAMAVGNHEFDNPLSVIEKQRQWAKFPMLSANIYDKASGKHYFDPYKVFKLESGLKVAVLGLTTEDTAQLVDPNNVKTLEFRDPTTEAAALGKQIRAKKEANLVFAITHMGHYADGQHGSNAPGDVEMARKLPVGTLDAIIGGHSQNPVCMEPGTANKYANFKPGDTCLPDQQNGTWIMQAHEWGKYVGRAQFDYQNGKLTLTSYELIPVNLIKRNAKGEAIDANGAVTKDTSKMQFVQDEIVKDPELYNTLLAYQEKGQQELSVVIGSTDGLLVGDRNSVRNKQTNLGRLITTATTSKLGVDFGIVNSGGVRDSIPAGDITYRSVLLVHPFGNTVNKAVMKGSELATYLGQVATKTRNTGGYAQFGGINMAVDCQAKSVNITSIGGKAFDPAATYSFAIPSFSASGGDGYPKIDTINAGLVDAAVLKEYIEVKKTINVADYQPANEVSYLNSTSAEGCN from the coding sequence ATGAATAATAACTTTATCAAAGGCGGCGTGGCCCTGGCCGTGTTTGCTGCACTGACTGGCTGTAATACCTCAAAAAACGACAGCGTGGCACCCTGCACCGAAAATGTCTGCAAACTGACCATTCTGCACACCAACGATACCCACGGCCGTTTCTGGAACAACGCGGAAAACGAATATGGCATGGCGGCCCAGAAGACGCTGGTCGAGCGGCTGCGTAGCGAGGCCAAGGCGGCTGGCAGCGATGTGCTGGTGCTCTCCGGCGGTGACGTGAATACCGGGGTACCCGAGTCGGATCTGCAGGATGCCGAACCCGATTTCATGGCGATGAACAGCATCCGCTACGACGCCATGGCGGTGGGCAACCACGAATTTGACAACCCCCTCAGCGTGATCGAGAAGCAGCGTCAGTGGGCCAAGTTCCCCATGCTCTCTGCCAACATCTATGACAAGGCGAGCGGCAAGCACTACTTCGACCCCTACAAGGTGTTCAAGCTGGAGAGTGGTCTCAAGGTTGCCGTGCTGGGCCTGACCACCGAGGATACCGCCCAGCTGGTGGACCCCAACAACGTGAAAACTCTGGAGTTTCGCGATCCGACCACGGAGGCTGCCGCACTGGGCAAGCAGATCCGTGCCAAGAAGGAGGCCAATCTGGTCTTCGCCATCACCCACATGGGCCACTATGCCGATGGCCAGCACGGCAGCAACGCGCCGGGCGATGTGGAGATGGCTCGCAAGCTGCCGGTTGGCACCCTGGATGCCATTATCGGCGGCCACTCCCAGAATCCGGTTTGTATGGAGCCGGGTACCGCCAACAAGTACGCCAACTTCAAGCCGGGTGATACCTGTCTGCCGGATCAGCAGAATGGCACCTGGATCATGCAGGCCCATGAGTGGGGCAAATATGTGGGTCGTGCCCAGTTTGACTACCAGAATGGCAAGCTGACCCTGACCAGCTATGAGCTGATCCCGGTCAACCTCATCAAGCGCAACGCCAAGGGCGAGGCGATCGATGCCAACGGTGCTGTGACCAAAGACACCAGCAAGATGCAGTTCGTGCAGGACGAGATCGTGAAGGATCCCGAGCTCTACAACACCCTGCTCGCCTATCAGGAGAAGGGGCAGCAGGAGCTCAGCGTGGTGATCGGTTCCACCGATGGGCTGCTGGTCGGTGATCGCAACTCGGTGCGCAACAAGCAGACCAACCTTGGTCGCCTGATCACGACGGCGACCACCAGCAAGCTGGGCGTTGACTTCGGTATCGTCAACTCGGGTGGTGTGCGTGACAGCATCCCGGCTGGCGACATTACCTATCGCAGCGTGCTGCTGGTGCACCCCTTTGGCAACACGGTCAACAAGGCGGTGATGAAGGGAAGCGAGCTGGCGACCTATCTGGGTCAGGTTGCTACCAAAACCCGCAACACCGGTGGTTACGCCCAGTTTGGCGGTATCAATATGGCGGTGGATTGCCAGGCCAAGAGCGTGAATATCACCAGCATCGGTGGCAAGGCGTTTGACCCGGCCGCCACTTACAGCTTCGCCATCCCGAGCTTCAGTGCCTCCGGTGGCGATGGTTATCCGAAGATCGATACCATCAACGCCGGCCTGGTCGATGCTGCCGTGCTGAAGGAGTACATCGAGGTCAAGAAGACCATCAACGTTGCCGACTATCAGCCGGCCAACGAGGTGAGCTATCTGAACTCCACTTCTGCGGAAGGGTGTAACTAA
- a CDS encoding DUF2956 domain-containing protein — protein sequence MAKYDKISPETQQEAMKIARANQKPGQTKEQTQLIAQGIQKGIDEYKKQMKARAREASRQKKLQTKAKQSQQAQQDDEQDEALEVIEVTRHHPLPWALLAASWLGFVAVWLWLR from the coding sequence ATGGCCAAGTACGACAAGATTTCCCCCGAGACCCAGCAGGAGGCGATGAAAATTGCCCGCGCCAACCAGAAGCCGGGGCAGACCAAGGAGCAGACCCAGCTTATCGCCCAGGGGATCCAGAAAGGGATCGACGAGTATAAAAAACAGATGAAGGCGCGGGCTCGCGAAGCCAGTCGCCAGAAGAAACTGCAGACCAAAGCGAAACAGAGCCAGCAAGCGCAGCAAGACGACGAACAGGATGAAGCCCTTGAGGTCATCGAGGTCACTCGCCACCATCCGCTGCCATGGGCCCTGCTGGCCGCCAGCTGGCTCGGCTTTGTCGCCGTCTGGTTGTGGTTGCGCTAA
- a CDS encoding sigma-54-dependent transcriptional regulator — protein MAENAPRVLLVEDTRSLAVVYEQYLRQDGYEVVLADCGQQALEVLLTSPPPVVLLDLELPDMSGMEILQQITEQQLPCAVVVITAHGSVDVAVEAMRLGAFDFLTKPFDSKRLCATARNALKHQQLSSLVAHYRENFERQSFFGFIGASMAMQAVYRIIESAAPSKATVFITGESGTGKEVCAEAIHQCSPRREQPFIALNCAAIPHDLMESEIFGHVKGSFTGAQGDRKGAASLADGGTLFLDEICEMDLDLQSKLLRFIQTGTLQRVGSGKLETVDVRFICATNRDPLLEVKAGRFREDLYYRLHVIPLYLPPLRERGEDILLLARSLLQNYAKEENKRFRDFDAAAARVLLDYPWPGNVRELQNVVRNIVVLNDKELVSPDILPPPLNGVRALAVATTAAQQPAATATTPAVGGPIRPLWLVEKEVIEQAIASCDGNIPKAAALLEISPSTIYRKKQGWEEANLA, from the coding sequence GTGGCTGAGAACGCACCCCGTGTCCTGTTGGTGGAAGATACCCGGAGTCTGGCTGTAGTTTATGAGCAGTACCTGCGCCAGGATGGCTATGAGGTGGTGCTGGCCGATTGCGGACAGCAGGCGCTGGAGGTGTTGCTGACGAGCCCCCCTCCGGTGGTGCTGCTTGACCTTGAGTTGCCCGATATGTCAGGCATGGAGATCCTGCAGCAGATCACCGAACAGCAGCTCCCCTGCGCCGTGGTGGTGATCACCGCCCACGGCTCGGTAGATGTGGCGGTGGAGGCGATGCGTCTCGGTGCCTTCGACTTTCTGACCAAGCCGTTTGACAGCAAGCGGCTCTGCGCCACAGCCCGCAATGCCTTGAAACACCAGCAGTTGAGCTCGCTGGTTGCCCACTATCGCGAGAACTTCGAGCGGCAATCCTTCTTCGGTTTTATCGGTGCCTCCATGGCGATGCAGGCGGTTTATCGCATCATCGAGAGCGCGGCGCCGAGCAAGGCGACCGTCTTTATTACCGGCGAGAGCGGTACCGGCAAGGAGGTGTGCGCCGAGGCGATCCACCAGTGCAGCCCGCGCCGCGAGCAGCCCTTTATCGCCCTCAACTGCGCCGCCATTCCCCACGATCTGATGGAGAGCGAGATCTTCGGCCATGTGAAGGGCTCCTTCACCGGTGCCCAGGGCGATCGCAAAGGGGCGGCCAGTCTGGCGGATGGCGGCACCCTGTTTCTCGACGAGATCTGCGAGATGGATCTCGACCTGCAGAGCAAGCTGCTGCGCTTTATCCAGACCGGCACCCTGCAGCGGGTCGGCAGCGGCAAACTGGAAACCGTGGATGTGCGCTTTATCTGTGCAACCAACCGGGATCCCTTGCTGGAAGTGAAGGCGGGCCGTTTTCGCGAGGATCTCTACTACCGGCTCCACGTTATCCCCCTCTATCTGCCGCCGCTCAGGGAGCGGGGCGAAGATATTCTGCTGCTGGCCCGCAGCCTGCTGCAGAACTATGCGAAAGAGGAGAACAAGCGCTTTCGCGACTTCGATGCCGCCGCGGCGCGAGTGCTGCTCGACTACCCCTGGCCCGGCAACGTGCGCGAGTTGCAGAACGTGGTGCGCAATATCGTCGTGCTCAATGACAAGGAGCTGGTCAGCCCGGATATCCTGCCGCCGCCCCTCAATGGTGTGCGGGCTCTGGCTGTTGCAACGACAGCTGCCCAGCAACCCGCAGCGACAGCTACCACTCCCGCAGTTGGCGGGCCGATCCGGCCGCTCTGGCTGGTGGAAAAAGAGGTGATAGAGCAGGCCATCGCCAGCTGTGACGGCAATATTCCCAAGGCGGCGGCCCTGCTGGAGATCAGCCCCTCCACCATCTATCGCAAGAAGCAGGGGTGGGAAGAGGCCAATCTGGCCTGA
- the fkpA gene encoding FKBP-type peptidyl-prolyl cis-trans isomerase, producing MNKFLKVSLLAAAVAVGLTACQKDEKPAANSAEVKAEASKPAASTKAQSFEEQSGYAIGLSMGRYIANTLERQQELGIKLDNAVILKGVTDGLGKEAKMTDEEIQKVLQQYDAKINELTKAKAEKDAVENLKKGEEFLAANAKKEGVKSTESGLQYQVEKMGTGAKPKATDIVKVHYTGTLTDGTKFDSSVDRGEPATFPLNQVIPGWTEGVQLMPVGSKFKFFLPSKLAYGEHGAGSIPANAVLVFDVELLAIEKPAAEDAKK from the coding sequence ATGAACAAATTTCTGAAGGTGTCCCTGTTGGCTGCGGCGGTTGCCGTAGGTCTGACTGCTTGCCAAAAAGACGAGAAGCCGGCTGCCAATAGCGCCGAGGTGAAGGCAGAGGCCAGCAAACCGGCAGCGTCTACCAAGGCGCAGAGCTTTGAAGAGCAATCCGGTTACGCCATCGGCCTCTCCATGGGTCGCTACATTGCCAACACCCTGGAGCGCCAGCAGGAGCTGGGTATCAAGCTGGACAACGCCGTCATCCTGAAAGGGGTCACCGATGGTCTGGGCAAAGAAGCCAAGATGACCGACGAAGAGATCCAGAAAGTACTGCAGCAGTACGACGCCAAGATCAACGAGCTGACCAAGGCCAAAGCCGAGAAAGATGCCGTTGAGAATCTGAAGAAAGGTGAAGAGTTCCTGGCTGCCAACGCCAAGAAAGAGGGCGTGAAGAGCACCGAATCCGGCCTGCAGTATCAGGTCGAGAAGATGGGCACTGGCGCCAAGCCGAAAGCGACCGACATCGTCAAGGTTCACTACACCGGTACTCTGACCGATGGCACCAAGTTCGACAGCTCCGTTGACCGTGGCGAGCCGGCAACCTTCCCGCTCAACCAGGTTATCCCGGGCTGGACCGAAGGCGTGCAGCTGATGCCGGTTGGCTCAAAGTTCAAGTTCTTCCTGCCGTCCAAGCTGGCCTACGGCGAGCATGGTGCTGGCTCCATCCCGGCTAACGCCGTGCTGGTGTTTGACGTCGAACTGCTGGCTATCGAGAAGCCGGCTGCAGAAGACGCCAAGAAGTAA